Proteins encoded in a region of the Candidatus Obscuribacterales bacterium genome:
- the ebsA gene encoding type IV pilus biogenesis protein EbsA, producing the protein MTLEKLQPAQAKDVHVYVPYYQGNKRNALPLAISLYRQGSLEGTRIIEGGESIPFVASWSVSSLPADLTRFRMQFDGNAELSYEITMANFEFVSYLIELLFSFKRSRLVDFSQAFYRKLLRLDD; encoded by the coding sequence ATGACTTTAGAAAAGCTCCAGCCTGCTCAGGCAAAAGATGTGCATGTGTATGTACCCTACTATCAGGGCAATAAGCGCAATGCTCTGCCGTTGGCCATCAGCTTGTATCGTCAGGGTAGCCTGGAAGGTACGCGCATCATTGAAGGGGGCGAGAGCATTCCCTTCGTGGCGAGCTGGAGTGTATCGTCGCTACCTGCTGACTTAACCCGCTTTCGGATGCAGTTTGATGGTAATGCGGAACTCAGCTATGAAATCACCATGGCCAATTTTGAGTTTGTCAGCTATCTGATCGAGCTGCTATTTAGCTTCAAGCGATCGCGCTTGGTCGATTTTTCCCAGGCGTTCTACCGTAAGCTGCTGCGCTTAGACGATTAA